From one Candidatus Methylacidithermus pantelleriae genomic stretch:
- the folB gene encoding dihydroneopterin aldolase, translated as MDWISLEQMELWLRLGVTEEERAWPQKVLLSVRIGCLDLSPAAKTDALEKTVDYARICQSIRDLAQARPRCLLESLAWEVATAILQEPLVQEVEVEVRKFPLPSIGCVSLRIQRSKSQDGRAAGPSQVS; from the coding sequence TTGGATTGGATTTCTCTGGAGCAAATGGAACTGTGGCTGCGGCTGGGGGTAACCGAAGAGGAGCGAGCCTGGCCCCAGAAAGTACTTTTGTCCGTTAGGATCGGTTGCCTAGACCTCTCTCCCGCAGCCAAGACCGATGCATTAGAAAAGACGGTGGACTATGCCCGGATCTGCCAATCCATTCGGGATCTTGCCCAGGCGCGACCCCGTTGCCTTTTGGAATCCCTCGCTTGGGAGGTGGCCACAGCCATCTTACAGGAGCCCCTCGTCCAGGAAGTCGAGGTCGAGGTGCGAAAATTTCCCCTCCCTTCCATAGGATGCGTGTCTTTGCGGATCCAACGTTCCAAATCACAGGACGGGCGAGCCGCTGGGCCGTCCCAGGTAAGCTAA
- a CDS encoding NAD(P)/FAD-dependent oxidoreductase translates to MKENQPITIVGGGIAGLALGICLAKRGLPVTVHEAQSYPRHKACGEFISGLSYEVVRQLGLEDLLAPLAKKARVAFFAGKRRVWEATIPKPVFVCSRHELDARLARAFVRYGGELRTGSRLPIQDRIGQVIASGRRKGKSSWLGLKVHLTKDQPDCDLELHVGKGAYVGFAWLPDGRVNACALLQRIPLGTFSDPLMRFAKALEEAGLEQVAARLLRSGPLRESMIGVSHFDFGMAPRGMAAIGDSFGVIPPFTGNGMAMALESALLAADLLEDFALGKISWDSLKAELFRRLHWAFRERMFFAGLLHHALLSGSLFQFGASQLRKWDRSFPWIYQRLSGYRLWEGSKR, encoded by the coding sequence GTGAAGGAAAACCAACCGATCACGATTGTGGGAGGCGGAATAGCCGGGTTAGCGCTCGGTATTTGCCTTGCCAAAAGAGGTCTACCCGTGACGGTTCACGAAGCCCAAAGTTACCCCAGGCATAAGGCCTGCGGTGAATTTATCTCTGGACTTTCCTATGAAGTGGTTCGGCAGCTGGGGCTGGAAGATCTGTTGGCTCCCCTGGCCAAAAAGGCAAGGGTCGCGTTTTTTGCCGGAAAACGTCGGGTTTGGGAAGCCACCATTCCAAAACCCGTTTTTGTTTGTTCCCGGCATGAGCTTGATGCGCGTCTTGCTCGAGCGTTTGTCCGTTACGGTGGGGAACTTCGAACGGGAAGCCGGCTTCCCATTCAGGATAGAATAGGCCAGGTGATTGCTTCGGGAAGAAGGAAAGGCAAAAGCTCTTGGCTCGGCCTAAAGGTTCACCTGACTAAGGACCAGCCAGATTGTGACCTGGAACTTCATGTGGGCAAAGGTGCCTACGTCGGGTTTGCATGGCTCCCCGATGGAAGGGTGAATGCATGTGCCCTATTGCAACGAATTCCCCTGGGAACCTTTTCCGATCCCCTCATGCGGTTTGCGAAGGCTTTGGAAGAGGCGGGGTTGGAACAGGTTGCCGCTCGACTACTGCGTTCCGGTCCGCTGCGGGAGAGTATGATTGGTGTTTCCCATTTTGATTTTGGAATGGCGCCTCGGGGTATGGCAGCCATCGGGGATTCGTTTGGAGTGATTCCTCCTTTTACTGGAAATGGGATGGCTATGGCGCTTGAATCGGCCCTTTTGGCGGCGGATCTTCTGGAGGATTTTGCTTTGGGAAAGATCAGCTGGGATTCCCTAAAGGCTGAACTTTTCCGGAGGCTTCATTGGGCTTTCCGAGAGCGTATGTTTTTTGCAGGTCTCCTTCATCATGCGCTTCTTTCTGGATCGCTTTTCCAGTTCGGGGCTTCCCAGTTGCGAAAATGGGATCGTTCCTTTCCCTGGATCTACCAAAGGCTGTCCGGGTACCGTCTATGGGAAGGCAGCAAACGTTAG
- a CDS encoding glutamate decarboxylase, with amino-acid sequence LAFEILMPLHPGSGEKEARRRLPVPGEPSLWVPRDSFPSTGQSPRHALSLVEDELLLDGNARQNLATFCTTWFEPETRYLMGLGLDRNLVDRDEYPQTSEIERRCVAMLAELWNAPSREEAVGCSTTGSSEACLLAGLALLWRWKSRAGSLQGPPNLVTGPVQVCWEKFCRYWEVELREIAMEPGKWVARPEEVLKRCDKNTIGVVCTLGLTFTGHYEPVEEVSAALARWEKEQGIEIPIHVDAASGGFVAPFIHPQLRWDFRNPKVVSINASGHKFGLAPLGLGWVLWREKSFLPRELTFSVRYLGGEVPTYGLTFSRPGSQVICQYYQFLRLGREGYRKILSECFAIAQFLASQLDGFECFQLVHQGDQGIPVVCWTLDPCCRLPFSLYDVADRLRTRGWLVPTYPLVPNCQQMIVQRAVIRPGFTMELAYLFVDDLKKTLSYLESHPPAAPLTQEELGMFTHGGR; translated from the coding sequence TCTAGCCTTCGAGATCCTTATGCCATTACACCCGGGCAGCGGAGAAAAAGAAGCGCGGCGGCGGCTTCCCGTCCCAGGGGAACCTTCCCTTTGGGTTCCCCGCGACTCGTTTCCCTCTACTGGCCAGAGCCCTCGTCATGCTCTGTCGCTGGTCGAAGATGAGCTCCTCTTGGATGGGAACGCCCGCCAGAATCTGGCCACCTTCTGCACTACCTGGTTTGAACCGGAAACACGCTATCTCATGGGGCTGGGTCTTGACCGGAATCTTGTCGACCGGGATGAATACCCGCAAACCTCCGAGATTGAACGTCGATGCGTTGCGATGCTAGCCGAGCTGTGGAACGCGCCCTCGCGCGAAGAAGCGGTAGGTTGCTCGACCACCGGCTCCAGTGAAGCTTGCCTCCTGGCGGGCCTTGCGCTTCTCTGGCGGTGGAAATCTCGAGCAGGTTCCTTGCAAGGACCTCCCAATCTTGTGACCGGTCCCGTTCAGGTATGCTGGGAAAAATTTTGCCGGTACTGGGAGGTGGAACTCCGGGAAATAGCAATGGAACCGGGAAAATGGGTTGCGCGTCCCGAGGAGGTTCTGAAACGTTGCGATAAGAACACCATTGGAGTCGTTTGCACCTTGGGTCTTACCTTTACGGGACATTATGAACCGGTGGAAGAAGTGTCAGCCGCTCTGGCTAGGTGGGAAAAGGAACAAGGGATTGAAATTCCCATTCATGTTGACGCGGCAAGCGGAGGGTTTGTAGCCCCATTTATCCATCCACAGCTCCGTTGGGATTTTCGCAACCCCAAAGTGGTCTCCATCAACGCCTCAGGACACAAGTTTGGCCTAGCGCCCCTAGGACTTGGCTGGGTGTTGTGGAGGGAAAAGAGTTTTCTCCCCAGGGAACTAACCTTCTCGGTCCGCTATCTGGGTGGCGAAGTCCCTACTTACGGGCTCACGTTTTCGCGCCCCGGAAGCCAGGTCATTTGCCAGTACTACCAGTTTCTTCGGCTGGGCAGGGAAGGGTATCGCAAAATCCTTTCCGAGTGCTTTGCGATAGCCCAGTTTTTGGCCAGTCAATTGGATGGCTTCGAGTGTTTCCAACTGGTTCACCAAGGCGACCAAGGGATTCCGGTGGTGTGTTGGACGTTGGATCCTTGTTGCCGTCTTCCCTTTAGCCTCTATGACGTTGCAGATCGGCTGCGAACCCGAGGATGGCTGGTTCCGACTTATCCCTTGGTACCCAATTGTCAACAAATGATCGTGCAGCGAGCGGTGATCCGGCCTGGGTTTACCATGGAGCTTGCCTATCTCTTTGTGGACGACCTAAAGAAAACCCTTTCGTATTTGGAGTCGCATCCCCCGGCTGCGCCTCTCACTCAGGAGGAGCTAGGCATGTTTACCCATGGTGGAAGGTGA
- a CDS encoding type III polyketide synthase, which translates to MFLQAIATALPPHAYTQRDCWEIFLKDSRRAREVLTPDSIAFVERILLGDSGIGSRHFALEPLASALDLDSEQLNRKFEELAPQLGYQALKRALDKAAVTAETLDALIVCTCTGYLCPGLSSYIAELAGLRSTAYLLDLAGQGCGAALPALRAGAAYLAGHPEGWVACVAVEICSAAFYVDNDRGVLVSLCIFGDGAAATIWSGRRKGLGWEAHDFDSEHLPKERQKLRFENRQGKLRNLLDRTVPHLAAEAVSKLWERVPGKKRDICRIVAHPGGKEVIAALEAKLPGKIVPESRQVLWRCGNMSSPSVLFVLESVLERPASEALWIVSFGAGFSVHAAWLSQTEAAS; encoded by the coding sequence TTGTTTCTTCAGGCTATAGCTACCGCTTTACCTCCCCACGCCTACACGCAGCGCGATTGCTGGGAAATTTTTCTTAAGGACTCCCGGCGAGCCCGGGAGGTACTCACTCCGGACTCGATCGCGTTTGTGGAACGCATTCTTTTAGGTGATAGCGGAATCGGATCGAGGCATTTTGCCCTGGAACCTTTGGCTAGCGCACTTGATTTGGATTCGGAACAGCTCAATCGTAAGTTTGAGGAACTGGCACCCCAACTGGGGTACCAAGCTCTGAAACGTGCCCTGGACAAAGCGGCAGTCACCGCGGAAACCCTCGATGCGCTCATTGTATGCACGTGTACAGGATACTTGTGTCCGGGTCTTTCCAGTTACATTGCGGAATTGGCCGGGCTCCGTTCCACTGCCTACCTACTTGATCTTGCGGGACAAGGGTGTGGTGCAGCTTTACCAGCTCTGCGTGCTGGTGCCGCTTATCTGGCAGGCCATCCGGAGGGATGGGTTGCTTGCGTGGCCGTGGAAATCTGTTCCGCTGCTTTCTATGTGGATAACGATCGCGGCGTTTTGGTCAGTCTTTGCATCTTTGGCGACGGCGCGGCCGCCACTATTTGGTCGGGTCGGCGAAAAGGGCTCGGATGGGAAGCTCACGATTTTGATTCGGAGCACCTTCCAAAGGAGCGCCAGAAACTGCGGTTTGAAAATCGGCAAGGAAAACTCCGGAACCTTCTCGATCGCACGGTTCCCCACTTGGCAGCCGAAGCAGTGAGCAAATTATGGGAGAGGGTTCCGGGGAAAAAGCGAGATATCTGCCGCATTGTTGCCCACCCTGGCGGAAAGGAAGTAATTGCCGCCCTGGAAGCCAAACTCCCCGGAAAGATCGTTCCCGAAAGCCGGCAAGTCCTGTGGCGCTGTGGCAACATGAGTAGCCCTTCCGTTTTGTTCGTTCTGGAATCCGTGCTGGAACGGCCCGCAAGCGAAGCACTTTGGATTGTCTCTTTTGGAGCAGGTTTTTCCGTTCATGCTGCCTGGCTGTCCCAGACTGAAGCCGCAAGCTAG